A region of Natribaculum luteum DNA encodes the following proteins:
- a CDS encoding ABC transporter permease, giving the protein MISKRFLLKRLLLLVPVVLGVATVVFAILHLSPGNPARTIAGQRASEEFVRQIENDLGLNDPIYVQYGRFLWNAIQLDFGNSYVIRRGTPVTDVLRYRFPVTLELAIYGQLAGIVFGIPLGILSAVKQDSVTDHLTRIGALTGISIPIFWSGPLLILVFATVLDVLPTSGRISSNYSIDAVTGLITVDALLSGNLDAFLSAVQHMLLPSLVIGVYSMALISRMMRSSMLEVIRQDYMRTARAKGQGAKITVMKHGFRNALIPVVTIIGIQFGSLLGGAVLTETVFNITGIGILLVDAISVGDYPLVQGTVLLFAFLFTLVNLGVDVTYSILDPRIDQ; this is encoded by the coding sequence ATGATTAGTAAGCGATTTCTGCTCAAGCGGCTGCTCTTGCTCGTTCCGGTCGTGCTGGGAGTGGCCACGGTCGTCTTCGCCATCCTCCATCTGTCGCCGGGGAATCCGGCCCGGACGATCGCCGGACAGCGCGCCTCCGAGGAGTTCGTCCGCCAGATCGAGAACGACCTCGGACTGAACGATCCGATCTACGTCCAGTACGGGCGATTCCTCTGGAACGCAATCCAGCTCGACTTCGGTAACTCCTACGTCATTCGCAGGGGAACGCCCGTGACCGACGTGTTGCGCTATCGGTTCCCGGTCACCCTCGAGTTGGCCATCTACGGACAGCTCGCGGGGATCGTCTTCGGGATCCCGCTTGGCATTTTAAGCGCCGTCAAACAGGACTCCGTGACGGATCACCTGACCCGAATCGGCGCGCTCACCGGGATCAGCATCCCGATCTTCTGGAGCGGGCCGCTGCTCATCCTGGTGTTCGCAACGGTGCTCGACGTGCTCCCGACCAGCGGGCGCATCTCGAGTAATTACTCGATCGATGCGGTGACCGGGCTGATCACCGTCGACGCGCTGCTGTCCGGAAACCTCGACGCCTTCCTCTCTGCCGTCCAGCACATGCTGTTGCCCTCGCTGGTGATCGGCGTCTACTCGATGGCGCTGATCTCCCGGATGATGCGCTCGTCGATGCTCGAGGTGATCCGCCAGGACTACATGCGGACCGCCCGCGCGAAAGGCCAGGGGGCGAAGATCACGGTCATGAAACACGGCTTCCGGAACGCACTGATTCCGGTGGTCACCATCATCGGCATCCAGTTTGGCTCCCTGCTCGGCGGGGCCGTCCTCACGGAGACGGTGTTCAATATCACGGGCATCGGTATCCTGCTCGTCGACGCGATCAGTGTCGGCGACTACCCGCTCGTCCAGGGGACCGTCCTGCTGTTTGCGTTCCTGTTTACGCTGGTGAACCTGGGCGTCGACGTCACTTACTCGATACTCGATCCGAGGATTGACCAATGA
- a CDS encoding beta-propeller domain-containing protein yields MTDNRQLAAIALVALVVGSTVGFAFAGGFDSPVAADDPESTTAFDDPTIDRFDSREQFAAYLRDSRSSGGMATFQTPDVAIETDDAAVEEEMAEGDRATTTADGDAAASSSGGGADRYAETNVQEAALDEPDVLKTDGETIYYADRRHRRTLGSTAVVDASEPANPSVIGEINTGGELLLADDTLVVFKRSAIYGYDVTDRSDPERTWTTAIDGHVEAARLYDGDVYLVVADRVSPDDPCPIEPAGDDGPEVACTDVHYPTEQNDANTVYTTMRVDPESGEVEDAVSFLGSSRTTATYVSENAVYLTYADAPSRADLRLEFLLSDGRAHLDDEAIDRLEQLRSYDLSEAATRAEIRAVLDDWRAGLERSERRTAERDLEEAWESYATENLRQFSRTGVVEVGIDGDLAVDAAGSVPGTPLNQWSMDEHDGHLRIATTVRAPGVDAENDLYVLDDDLETVGSVTGMGVDERIYSVRYEGETAYVVTFRQIDPFHVIDVSDPENPQLEGELKLPGFSTYMHPLGDDRVLGIGEEDGQVKAVTFDVADPENPVVEDDLVLDDRWSAIRESHNAFLIDERHGVFFLPGSEGGHVVAYEDGLERVTTVETNGPAMRATYLDDYLYVFGEDELVVVDETTWEEETYLEL; encoded by the coding sequence ATGACGGACAATCGACAGCTCGCGGCGATCGCCCTCGTCGCCCTCGTCGTCGGCTCGACGGTGGGGTTCGCGTTCGCCGGCGGGTTCGACTCGCCGGTCGCCGCGGACGACCCCGAGAGTACGACGGCCTTCGACGACCCGACGATCGACCGATTCGACTCGAGAGAACAGTTCGCCGCCTACCTTCGCGACTCCCGTTCCTCGGGCGGGATGGCCACGTTCCAGACGCCGGACGTCGCGATCGAGACCGACGACGCCGCCGTCGAAGAGGAGATGGCCGAAGGCGACCGGGCGACGACGACTGCCGACGGTGACGCCGCGGCCAGTAGTAGCGGCGGTGGCGCAGACAGGTACGCCGAGACGAACGTCCAAGAGGCGGCCCTCGACGAACCGGACGTACTCAAGACCGACGGCGAGACGATCTACTACGCCGATCGGCGACACCGCCGAACGCTCGGCTCGACGGCCGTCGTCGACGCGTCTGAGCCGGCCAATCCGTCGGTAATCGGTGAGATCAACACGGGCGGAGAGCTGTTGCTCGCCGACGACACGCTCGTCGTCTTCAAACGGTCGGCGATCTACGGCTACGACGTGACAGACCGGTCCGACCCCGAGCGGACCTGGACCACCGCGATCGACGGCCACGTCGAGGCCGCGCGCCTCTACGACGGCGACGTCTATCTCGTCGTCGCGGACCGCGTCTCGCCGGACGATCCCTGTCCGATCGAGCCAGCCGGCGACGACGGTCCCGAGGTCGCGTGCACCGACGTCCACTACCCGACCGAGCAAAACGACGCGAACACGGTCTACACGACGATGCGTGTCGATCCCGAAAGCGGCGAGGTCGAGGACGCGGTCAGCTTCCTCGGCTCCTCGCGGACGACGGCGACCTACGTCTCCGAGAACGCGGTCTACCTCACGTACGCCGACGCACCCTCGCGTGCCGATCTCCGCCTCGAGTTCCTGCTCTCCGACGGCCGCGCTCACCTGGACGACGAGGCGATCGACCGCCTCGAGCAACTGCGCTCGTACGACCTCTCGGAGGCGGCGACGCGCGCCGAGATCCGGGCGGTTCTCGACGACTGGCGCGCCGGCCTCGAGCGCAGCGAACGCCGGACTGCAGAGCGCGACCTCGAGGAGGCCTGGGAGTCGTACGCGACCGAGAACCTGCGCCAGTTCAGCCGGACTGGCGTCGTCGAGGTCGGCATCGACGGCGACCTGGCGGTCGACGCCGCCGGTTCCGTCCCCGGAACGCCGCTGAACCAGTGGTCGATGGACGAACACGACGGCCACCTCCGCATCGCGACGACGGTGCGTGCGCCGGGCGTCGACGCCGAGAACGACCTCTACGTCCTCGACGACGACCTCGAAACCGTCGGCTCCGTGACGGGCATGGGCGTCGACGAACGCATCTACTCGGTGCGCTACGAGGGCGAGACGGCCTACGTCGTCACGTTCCGTCAGATCGACCCCTTCCACGTGATCGACGTCTCCGACCCCGAGAATCCGCAACTCGAGGGCGAACTCAAGCTGCCGGGCTTCTCGACGTACATGCACCCGCTCGGCGACGACCGCGTGCTCGGCATCGGCGAGGAAGACGGACAGGTGAAAGCCGTCACGTTCGACGTCGCCGACCCCGAGAATCCGGTGGTCGAAGACGACCTCGTCCTCGACGACCGGTGGTCTGCGATCCGGGAGTCACACAACGCCTTCCTCATCGACGAGCGCCACGGCGTGTTCTTCCTCCCCGGCAGCGAGGGTGGACACGTCGTCGCCTACGAGGACGGCCTCGAGCGAGTGACGACCGTCGAGACGAACGGCCCCGCGATGCGGGCGACCTACCTCGACGACTACCTCTACGTCTTCGGCGAGGACGAACTCGTGGTCGTCGACGAGACGACCTGGGAGGAGGAGACGTACCTCGAGCTGTAG
- a CDS encoding DUF5806 family protein, with protein MDENAARERETVDDGDDTPDDDGTDAASESATTANADGDDGPMPGVPDPDAVDADDEVPADVQKYARFQKMDGAQYERVNEFLRDRTYVTAREWAIARLCSDFRTETGVEMTKIGENLPELVPFMTDTYTPQAVNQARASFEEKVRKAGATFLYGAMCDFFTAEELDDVMYEATEVAKFLLEVEGVDLSVEEELEAEERISTVMREVREASKELREEGEEADLES; from the coding sequence ATGGACGAGAACGCGGCACGGGAACGGGAGACGGTCGACGACGGTGACGACACGCCGGACGACGATGGGACCGACGCGGCGAGCGAGTCGGCGACGACTGCGAACGCAGATGGCGACGACGGGCCGATGCCGGGCGTCCCCGACCCCGACGCGGTCGACGCAGACGACGAGGTCCCGGCGGACGTCCAGAAGTACGCCCGCTTCCAGAAGATGGATGGCGCACAGTACGAGCGGGTCAACGAGTTCCTCCGGGATCGAACGTACGTCACGGCCCGCGAGTGGGCCATCGCCCGGCTCTGTTCCGACTTCCGGACCGAGACCGGCGTCGAGATGACCAAGATCGGGGAGAACCTGCCGGAACTCGTCCCCTTCATGACCGACACCTACACCCCCCAGGCGGTCAACCAGGCCCGGGCGAGCTTCGAGGAGAAAGTCCGGAAAGCCGGCGCGACGTTTCTCTACGGCGCGATGTGCGATTTCTTCACCGCCGAGGAACTCGACGACGTGATGTACGAGGCCACCGAGGTCGCGAAGTTCTTACTCGAGGTCGAGGGCGTCGACCTCTCCGTCGAAGAAGAACTCGAGGCCGAAGAGCGCATCTCGACGGTGATGCGAGAGGTTCGGGAGGCGAGCAAGGAACTGCGTGAGGAAGGCGAGGAAGCCGATCTCGAGAGCTGA
- a CDS encoding ABC transporter ATP-binding protein produces the protein MTSLLSLSNLQTHFRTDRGTVKAVDGIDLTIREGETVGLVGESGSGKSVTALSAMQLVDDPGEIVGGSVEFHDAALADRLMESYSDRAAEFVDVDAGRVDLTAAPEPAMREIRGSEMSMIFQDPMTSLNPAVTVGEQVAESLLLHQYDRQRSDNWLNAVREVAPSIGRDDVEEEALAEAVDILEQVGIPEAESRIDQYPHEFSGGMRQRVLIAIALACRPRLLIADEPTTALDVTIQAQILDLVNELQDELGMSVLFITHDLGVVAETCDRVAVMYAGEIVEEGPVEEIFENPSHPYTYALLESIPTEDKERLTPIEGNVPDLIDLPEGCHFADRCPWAEPACRAEVPDRQHGPEGVDHHAKCIHEEFDEQVYADEHDGIAARTEASFDETLVSVEGMKKHFSQAEGVLDRWLGDEQRHVKAVDGVSFDIYEGETLGLVGESGCGKSTTGRTILRLLEPTDGTVVFSGTDLADLDDDALRERRKDIQMIFQDPMSSLDPRMTVAQTIAEPLKVHGLPESEAGDDRSQRERRQERVDELLEAVGLDVSQRSRYPHEMSGGQRQRVGIARALAVDPDFIVADEPVSALDVSVQAQIINLLEDLQEEFDLTYLFIAHDLSVVRHISDRVAVMYLGEVVEIAETDELFDDPRHPYTRALLSSVPEPDPSADGDRIILEGDVPSPIDPPSGCRFRTRCPKVIPPADLDVDQAAYREVMNFRDRVEDGNLALESYAHGEESTEPADVEAVADGGEPNGAAVVDRFFDEPLPADVEATISEAVDLLLADQWDDAATLLREEFESVCEREQPSLEEDVHPAACHLDNI, from the coding sequence GTGACGTCCTTACTCTCTCTTTCGAACCTGCAGACCCACTTCCGGACGGATCGCGGAACGGTCAAGGCGGTCGACGGGATCGACCTGACGATCCGGGAAGGGGAAACGGTCGGACTGGTCGGCGAGTCGGGCAGTGGCAAGAGCGTGACTGCCCTCTCGGCGATGCAACTGGTCGACGATCCCGGCGAGATCGTCGGTGGGTCGGTCGAGTTCCACGACGCCGCCCTCGCCGACCGGCTCATGGAGTCGTATTCGGATCGCGCCGCCGAGTTCGTGGACGTCGACGCGGGACGGGTCGACCTGACGGCGGCACCCGAACCGGCGATGCGGGAGATCCGCGGCAGCGAGATGAGCATGATCTTCCAGGATCCGATGACGTCGCTCAACCCGGCCGTGACCGTCGGCGAGCAGGTCGCCGAGAGCCTGCTGTTGCACCAGTACGACCGCCAGCGGTCGGACAACTGGTTGAACGCGGTTCGCGAGGTCGCGCCGTCGATCGGCCGCGACGACGTCGAGGAGGAAGCCCTGGCCGAGGCCGTCGACATTCTGGAGCAGGTCGGCATCCCCGAAGCCGAGTCCCGGATCGACCAGTACCCCCACGAGTTCTCCGGCGGGATGCGCCAGCGCGTGCTCATCGCCATCGCGCTGGCCTGTCGGCCGCGCTTGCTCATCGCTGACGAGCCGACGACGGCACTCGACGTGACCATCCAGGCGCAGATCCTCGACCTCGTAAACGAGTTGCAAGACGAGCTGGGGATGTCCGTGCTATTTATCACTCACGACCTCGGCGTCGTCGCCGAGACCTGCGACCGGGTCGCCGTGATGTACGCCGGCGAGATCGTCGAGGAGGGACCGGTCGAGGAGATTTTCGAGAATCCCTCGCACCCGTACACCTACGCGCTCCTCGAGTCGATCCCCACCGAGGACAAGGAGCGACTCACGCCGATCGAGGGGAACGTCCCCGACCTGATCGACCTGCCGGAAGGGTGTCACTTCGCCGATCGGTGCCCGTGGGCCGAACCGGCGTGTCGCGCCGAGGTACCCGACCGCCAGCACGGTCCGGAGGGCGTCGACCACCACGCGAAGTGCATCCACGAGGAGTTCGACGAGCAGGTCTACGCGGACGAACACGACGGAATCGCCGCGAGGACCGAGGCGAGTTTCGACGAGACGCTCGTCTCCGTCGAGGGGATGAAAAAGCACTTCTCGCAGGCCGAAGGCGTCCTCGATCGCTGGCTCGGCGACGAGCAGCGCCACGTCAAGGCCGTCGACGGTGTGAGCTTCGACATCTACGAGGGCGAGACGCTGGGACTGGTCGGCGAGTCCGGGTGTGGGAAGTCGACGACGGGACGGACGATCCTGCGGCTCCTCGAGCCGACGGACGGAACCGTCGTCTTCTCGGGGACGGACCTCGCCGACCTCGACGACGACGCGTTGCGGGAGCGACGAAAGGACATACAGATGATCTTCCAGGATCCGATGTCGTCGCTCGACCCCCGCATGACGGTCGCCCAGACCATCGCCGAGCCCCTGAAGGTCCACGGGCTGCCCGAATCCGAGGCGGGCGACGACCGCTCCCAGCGCGAACGCCGCCAGGAGCGGGTCGACGAACTGCTCGAGGCCGTCGGACTCGACGTCTCCCAGCGGAGTCGCTACCCCCACGAGATGTCCGGCGGCCAGCGCCAGCGCGTCGGCATCGCGCGGGCGCTCGCGGTCGACCCCGACTTCATCGTCGCCGACGAACCCGTCTCGGCGCTGGACGTCTCCGTGCAGGCACAGATCATCAACCTGCTCGAGGACCTCCAGGAGGAGTTCGATCTCACCTACCTCTTTATCGCCCACGACCTCTCGGTGGTCCGGCACATCTCCGATCGCGTCGCCGTGATGTACCTCGGCGAGGTCGTCGAGATCGCCGAGACCGACGAACTGTTCGACGATCCCAGACACCCCTACACCCGGGCGTTGCTCTCGTCGGTTCCCGAACCCGACCCGAGTGCGGACGGGGACCGGATCATCCTCGAGGGCGACGTTCCGAGTCCGATCGACCCGCCATCTGGCTGTCGGTTCCGGACCCGCTGTCCGAAGGTCATCCCGCCGGCGGATCTCGACGTCGACCAGGCGGCCTACCGCGAGGTGATGAACTTCCGGGACCGAGTCGAGGACGGGAATCTCGCCCTCGAGAGTTACGCTCACGGCGAGGAGTCCACCGAACCCGCCGACGTCGAGGCGGTCGCCGACGGCGGCGAACCGAACGGGGCTGCCGTCGTCGACAGGTTCTTCGACGAACCGCTGCCGGCCGACGTCGAGGCGACGATCAGCGAGGCGGTCGACCTCCTGCTGGCCGATCAGTGGGACGACGCGGCCACCCTGCTTCGCGAGGAGTTCGAGTCGGTCTGTGAACGTGAGCAGCCCTCGCTCGAGGAAGACGTTCACCCCGCCGCTTGCCATCTAGACAATATTTGA
- a CDS encoding DUF7529 family protein, with amino-acid sequence MNSAGLPDAVLEQWEAFVDDVEATADQYRDEGWSVLQLHPGDVTPQPGPQDRRFDGSTGGDEGRDERPTDEDDLERVGFDVVVPDDEFEDLAGLVDAGFEVTRYELYRGDGDASAFSLVVELDESTRQAVLVPLYYQPSDVATLSRLADERGELETHVRPLSRRRVIAFSHREPETFFGEN; translated from the coding sequence ATGAACAGCGCGGGACTGCCGGACGCCGTTCTCGAGCAGTGGGAGGCGTTCGTCGACGACGTCGAGGCGACTGCCGACCAGTATCGCGACGAGGGGTGGTCGGTGCTTCAACTCCACCCGGGAGACGTGACGCCACAGCCGGGCCCCCAGGACCGCCGCTTCGACGGGTCGACTGGCGGGGACGAGGGTCGCGACGAACGGCCGACGGACGAGGACGACCTCGAGCGCGTCGGCTTCGACGTGGTCGTCCCCGACGACGAGTTCGAGGACCTGGCGGGCCTCGTCGACGCTGGCTTCGAAGTCACGCGCTACGAACTCTACCGGGGCGACGGCGATGCGAGCGCGTTCTCGCTCGTCGTCGAACTCGACGAGTCGACCCGGCAGGCCGTGCTCGTCCCGCTGTACTACCAGCCCTCGGACGTGGCGACCCTCTCGCGGCTGGCCGACGAGCGCGGCGAACTCGAGACGCACGTCCGTCCGCTCTCGCGTCGTCGCGTGATCGCGTTCTCACACCGGGAGCCGGAGACGTTCTTCGGCGAGAACTGA
- a CDS encoding ABC transporter substrate-binding protein: protein MSQEPTVDRRSVLKAAGGAAATMAVAGCLGGDDSDDGGSSDGLLVYGRGADSATLDPQATSSGEDAKVINQVYDRLVHFEAGESTLVAGLAEDYGLEETTTTLTLREGVTFSNGDELTAEDFIATYRRFVDEEYDYFIGTGDEEEDGATQSFYGPYLFGPVESVEATGDYELEIELGKRYAPFLRSLAVFAMAVLPKSEIENDHDFGTDPIGTGPFTFDTWETGNQRIRLSPNEEYWGETPTVDELVFEAIGENSSRAQALGNGEVDIIDGVGAAQSDVIEGYDNAALERTPGMTIGYMAFNMDRVEEFRDRRVRQAISHAIDTQAIVENIYRGLAIQSSQPLPPTVMGHNEDLDPYEYDTDRAQELLDEADLGDGFSFELATMTNPRPYFASPVQTAETVRSNLADVGIDVEINEQSTWDAYLDYTAEGRHDACFLGWISDNADPDNFYSPLLHPGVAVEDVPDGQDWVSFDAEGYNDGSRSAWANTEFMELVTDAQQTYDEAEREEMYLEAADIVHEEAPWVFMTHTEELRGVHERVDGYVIEAIGGPFLNLVELGE, encoded by the coding sequence ATGTCACAGGAACCTACAGTAGATCGTCGGTCCGTTCTGAAGGCGGCCGGTGGTGCTGCAGCGACGATGGCCGTCGCGGGATGTCTGGGCGGCGACGACAGCGACGACGGCGGGAGCAGCGATGGGCTCCTCGTGTACGGCCGCGGGGCGGACTCGGCGACGCTCGACCCGCAGGCGACCAGTTCCGGCGAGGACGCGAAGGTCATCAACCAGGTGTACGATCGGCTCGTCCACTTCGAAGCCGGCGAGTCCACCCTGGTCGCGGGTCTCGCCGAGGATTACGGCCTCGAAGAGACCACGACCACGCTCACGCTTCGCGAGGGCGTGACGTTCAGCAACGGCGACGAACTCACGGCCGAGGACTTCATCGCCACGTACCGCCGATTCGTCGACGAGGAGTACGACTACTTCATCGGAACGGGAGACGAGGAAGAGGACGGAGCGACCCAGTCGTTCTACGGTCCGTACCTCTTTGGTCCGGTCGAGTCCGTCGAGGCGACCGGCGACTACGAACTCGAGATCGAACTCGGGAAGCGCTACGCGCCGTTCCTCCGTTCGCTCGCCGTGTTCGCGATGGCCGTGTTGCCGAAAAGCGAGATCGAGAACGACCACGACTTCGGAACCGATCCGATCGGCACCGGCCCGTTCACGTTCGACACCTGGGAAACCGGCAACCAGCGCATCCGGCTGTCGCCGAACGAGGAGTACTGGGGTGAGACACCCACGGTCGACGAACTGGTCTTCGAGGCGATCGGCGAGAACTCCTCGCGCGCCCAGGCACTCGGCAACGGCGAGGTGGACATCATCGACGGCGTCGGTGCCGCCCAGTCGGACGTCATCGAGGGCTACGACAACGCCGCCCTCGAGCGCACCCCTGGGATGACCATCGGCTACATGGCGTTCAACATGGACCGCGTCGAGGAGTTCCGTGACAGGCGGGTCCGTCAGGCGATCAGCCACGCGATCGACACCCAGGCGATCGTCGAGAACATCTACCGCGGCCTGGCGATCCAGTCCAGTCAGCCGCTGCCCCCGACGGTGATGGGCCACAACGAGGACCTCGACCCCTACGAGTACGACACCGATCGGGCCCAGGAACTGCTCGACGAGGCCGACCTCGGAGACGGCTTCTCGTTCGAGCTCGCGACGATGACGAACCCGCGGCCGTACTTCGCCTCGCCGGTCCAGACGGCAGAGACGGTTCGCTCGAACCTCGCCGACGTCGGTATCGACGTCGAGATCAACGAACAGTCCACGTGGGACGCGTATCTCGATTACACCGCGGAAGGGAGACACGACGCCTGTTTCCTCGGCTGGATCTCCGACAACGCCGACCCGGACAACTTCTACAGTCCGCTGCTCCACCCCGGCGTCGCCGTCGAGGACGTCCCGGACGGCCAGGACTGGGTGAGCTTCGACGCCGAAGGATACAACGACGGCAGTCGATCGGCATGGGCGAACACCGAGTTCATGGAACTCGTCACCGACGCCCAGCAGACCTACGACGAGGCCGAGCGCGAGGAGATGTACCTCGAGGCCGCCGACATCGTCCACGAGGAAGCGCCGTGGGTCTTCATGACCCACACGGAAGAGCTCCGCGGGGTACACGAACGCGTCGACGGCTACGTCATCGAGGCGATCGGCGGCCCGTTCCTCAACCTCGTCGAGCTCGGGGAGTAA
- a CDS encoding thiolase family protein encodes MTQTPVIAKAVRTPQGREDGVFADVRSEDLSIPLIDEILAETGLSSEDVDDLMWGVAQQRDEQSNNLARVIALLSELGESVPATTINRWCASSMQAIISASDAIRAGQRECIIAGGVENMSRVPMGEATGYLHPELAAEYNVAELQMGMTAEKVAEEYDVSREKQDEYALQSHQRAAAATEEGRFDDQIVPIETDDGLVEEDEGIRPDTDLETLAGLPTVFKSDGTVTPGNASQISDGAAAVLVTSEAFAEEHDLEIMAEVGSNNVAGVDPTVMGIGPVPATRGLLERTGREIDDYDLVELNEAFASQTVYSRDELGVDPEKFNVNGGAIALGHPLGASGARLPVTLIHELRHRGGGRGLATLCVGFGQGAAIDFEVHGE; translated from the coding sequence ATGACACAGACGCCAGTGATCGCGAAAGCGGTTCGCACGCCACAGGGGAGAGAAGACGGTGTCTTCGCCGACGTCCGCAGCGAGGACCTCTCGATCCCGCTGATCGACGAAATCCTCGCCGAGACCGGCCTCTCGAGCGAGGACGTCGACGACCTCATGTGGGGGGTCGCCCAGCAGCGCGACGAGCAGTCGAACAACCTCGCTCGCGTCATCGCGCTCCTGTCGGAGCTGGGCGAGTCCGTGCCGGCGACGACGATCAACCGCTGGTGTGCCTCCTCGATGCAGGCGATCATCTCCGCCTCCGACGCGATCCGCGCCGGCCAGCGCGAGTGCATCATCGCCGGCGGCGTCGAGAACATGTCGCGCGTCCCGATGGGCGAGGCCACCGGCTACCTCCACCCGGAACTCGCCGCGGAGTACAACGTCGCCGAACTCCAGATGGGGATGACCGCGGAGAAGGTCGCCGAAGAGTACGACGTCTCCCGCGAGAAACAGGACGAGTACGCCCTGCAGAGTCACCAGCGCGCCGCCGCCGCGACCGAGGAGGGCCGGTTCGACGACCAGATCGTCCCCATCGAGACCGACGACGGACTCGTCGAGGAAGACGAGGGCATCCGCCCCGACACCGACCTCGAGACGCTCGCCGGCCTGCCGACCGTCTTCAAGTCCGACGGGACGGTCACGCCCGGCAACGCCTCCCAGATATCCGACGGCGCGGCCGCCGTCCTCGTGACCAGCGAGGCGTTCGCGGAGGAACACGACCTCGAGATCATGGCCGAGGTCGGCTCGAACAACGTCGCCGGCGTCGATCCCACTGTGATGGGGATCGGTCCCGTTCCGGCGACGCGGGGCTTACTCGAGCGCACGGGCCGGGAGATCGACGACTACGACCTCGTCGAGTTGAACGAGGCGTTCGCGAGCCAGACCGTCTACTCGCGAGACGAGCTGGGTGTCGACCCCGAGAAGTTCAACGTCAACGGCGGCGCGATCGCACTCGGCCACCCGCTCGGGGCCTCCGGCGCACGCTTGCCCGTGACGCTGATCCACGAACTCCGCCACCGCGGCGGCGGCCGCGGACTGGCGACGCTCTGTGTCGGCTTCGGACAAGGTGCGGCGATCGACTTCGAAGTCCACGGCGAGTAG